TTGAGTGATGTGGGCTAGCTTCCGGTATGGGTCTTGGAGAGAGTGATCATCCAATTGCCCAAGATCTACTCTCAACTTGGCCTGATCTATGTAAGAAGCATGATATCCCTTGTTCGGCAATGCACGTGAGTCAATACTTCCCGAATAAAATGGGTTACatggagctgatgatatctcacGTAGCTGTCTTCAGGTTACACAGCCGATGAAAAGACGGGTAATCGATATGTGTTCACTATGAACAAGAAACGATATCCCGACTTCAAAGGGATGGTAGCTCATTTCCATAAAAACGGTATAAAGGTGGTACCGAATATCAAGCCATGTAAGCTTTCCTTGCCCGTTCATCGAATGGCATCGTCACTTGGCTGACAGACTATGTAGATGCCCTGCAAACCCATCCTCACTACAAGAGACTCGAATCTGGAGATGCATTGTTCAGAGACCCAGCGATTGATGAACCGGTAGTTACCCGAATTTGGTCTTCTGGTGTAGGTGATAATGAAAAAGGAAGTTGGGTAGATATGATCAGCGAAGAAGGACGAAAATGGTGGGCTGAGGGTGTAAGAAGTCTCATCGAAGCTGGGTGTGATGGGATGTGGGAGTGAGTAGTGGAGTCTCCGCCATATTTCCAATATCTTGTAGAACATCCTTTTGCTAATGGTGTATTCACCTCATAGTGATAACAACGAATATTACCTACACGATGACgacttcctctcctccactCAATTCCCACACGAGATCGCCTCTCCTATCCAAGGGAAAGGCAGTGTCGGACTTCTAGGTCGAATGATCAACACCGAACTAATGAACTATGTCGCTCATACCGAACTTGAAAAAGCCAATCCCGAAAGACGTACCTACGTTTTGACTCGATCAGGTAATGTTGGAACATTCAAATATGCCAATTCGACTTGGTCAGGGGATAACTGGACTTCGTGGCATTGTCTAAGAGGATCTCAGGCGATACAGATCAACGCTGGGATGTCTTTGATGCAATCCTACGGATCGGATATAGGAGGTTTTGCTGGACCGTTACCTACACCGGAGATGTTCGTTAGATGGGTACAACTTGGTGTGACCCACTCGAGGTTTTGCATACATAGTTATAAACCTAATAAGGATGATCCGAGTGGTGCAGCTGCTACCAACACGCcttggatggtgagtcgtCGTCTTTGTTTGTGATACTTGGTATGTTCAGTCGCTAACAAAGTTTGATGCTTTGCGTAGTATCCTGAAATGTTACCTATCGTCAGAGATGCTATCAAATGGAGATACGAATATCTACCATTCTTGTGAGTGTCCATTCTGACGATTGTATGAGATACTCGCTGATGGTTACCAACAATTAGCAATCATTTGATGTGGCTCTCACACGAAGAAGCTATACCTACGACTGCCTGGTTAGGCTACGGCGACTTTGCTTCTGATCCCAACTTATACACTCAAGAAATCCTCGAAGGATTCGACGCGTGGTTAGGCGTAGGCAATATCTTAGTCGTTCCGGCACTCTTCGAAGGTCAATTGACCAGAGAGGTATATTTCCCTAAATCGTCCAAAGATGACGATTATGTATATTTCGATTTGCATGCTCCTCACCGACGATACCGCGCTGGAACCAAGGCTATCATTGCTACTCCCCTTGAACATTTCGGCTTATTTgcaagagaaggaagtgtAATCCCAGTTGGAAAAGATTATGCCACTGTCACTGAGACCAAGGGTCCAGGAAGGACGACAATTGATGGAGTTGATGTGGAACTTGAGAGTGATGGTGGAGTAGTAGGTTTAGATGATTGGAGAGGAATCAAGATTTTCCCTTCGACTGATCCCAAAAAGGAATATGAGGGTCAatggattgaagatgatggaatatCAGCGAAACCCAAGAAAACCATTATCAAAGTTAATTATAAAGGTGATAAAAATTCGGTTGATGTCAAAGTTAAATTTGAAAAGAATGAGTTCAAGACTTTGTGGGGTAATAAGGTACATGTCATCTTGCCTGCTGGAGATGAACGAAAGGTCCAGGGTGCGAAGGAGGTTGAAAAGAATGGCAAGAAAATGTGGGAAATTGAATTTTAGACTGATTCTTGACGTTAATCGTGtcagagatgaggaaggtgaaaaagtaGGGAAAAAATGTAATTTATGTATATCTTAAGTCTATGCATGTTTGGTAGTCATGGATGACTTTCCTATATGCATGCGGTCTCTACCATGTTGAGCAGAAATCGCTCCAACCCAACCTATCATCCTTTCAGCACCCAGCACTATGCGCTCAACTTCTACCTCTCCCATACTATACTATAGACATCCCTTTCCTATTCCTCCCAtggtccttcttctctaACCCATCCAGCCTCTTCACCTTGCCAAACAATTCCTCCATCCATCGATCCGACCCTCTCCTTATCTCCTATGGAACGGTATCCTAAATCCACTAACCAGTGTTCTAGCATGTTCATGAGCGTTCTCTCCCCTCAAACTAGTCTTGAAGTATACGTGGAAACCATGTAATCTAGGGTATGCGTCGGTATTCGATTCGATTTGAGGGAAGAAAGACATGGTAGTAGGGTTGAATCCGAACGATACTATTCCCGTCAAACTTGCGGGCGAATTTTTAGGAgtcgaagaaggagggaGTGGTATACCTGGGAAATCTCTCAATCGGGGTAGGACAAAGTCCACAAGAGATTGAATGAAGTCGTACATTGCGTCTCCTTTCAATTCAACTTTGACCGAGACTGGCATTCCAGCTCTAAGTTTCCATGCTGCAGCTGATTTCTTGGCTACTATCACTTCTACACCTGAtgatcccttctttccacctccattAGGTGTTTCACCAGATATGGCCCGTAAAGCCATAATGGCAGATAATAAAGCTGATTTATTCGCTATAGCCTCTTTGACCATCGTGTGAATTATAACTGACTCCAATTTCGGTACGTTATCCACATCGATCTGAGTGGTTTTGGTTCGTAACGCTCTATTACCACGCATGATTGGTGGTCTGGGTCTATTGGCCTCGTAGGCCGTTTGAGGAGGTTGGACAGGTTCGGGTTTAGGTGGTTTCTGAGCGAGTCGGTGGGAATAGGTCATATACATTAGATCGGATGATAGGGTGTTGTGGTAGTGTTGAGAGTAGCGGGAGGGGTGGGTGGGACCGACATGGATGTGAGGGAGTGTCCAGTCATCGTTCGGTAAAGGGGAAGTCTGagtggatgatttggatgatttggaagaggaggatgaagaagcgtatcgggaagatggaggaatAGAAGCTCGTTTGAGAGCGGGTATTCGAGATGCCGAGGAGACGAGTGATCGTAGAGGCGTTgaggacatgatgatggatctgtGGGGGTCTTGAAGGTAGTTGAGAGATATTCGGATCTATCTATTTCGAAGCTGAAGTCGTCAAGAGCATCCTAAATCAGTTTGAGATTTTCGGTTGAAAAAAACGGGTTGATGCGGGGCACACAGATAGGCATGCATGATAGGGTGATTTCCCGTGAGCCTAACCAGCGACAACACCCCGTCGCGCTCGGTGGCTCTTTGGTCCTTTTGCCTTGCGATTGACGTTATGCTTATGCATGTCGATGTTGTCAATGATATAGACACGAAATCATAATATCGTAGGGCATAATTACCATCAACGACACCTCGTTGCTTCTGCCGGCGTCAGGGGGCTACCAACATGCCATCACCCCCACTGTCCATAGTACAGTCGCTCTCTCCTCGTATAGCAGTCCTCACTTCACAGGATGTCGTTCACTCGTGCGAGGCGAATGGATGTAGAGGGTTGGAGGAGCTCTTGAGACCTTGGGAAGGGGGTACAGAGAGAGGTCAGCTTTCTGTGCAATTTTCGTGTGCGTGCTTAGAGCTGATTCCGGAATAACATCATATAGTGTCCATACTATCTACAACCCTCTCACCAACGATCCATCCAACCTTCCCTGTTCGCTTCGTATCGTTCGAATCCGTGTATACCAATCCAGCTTTATCGGCGCCCAGTCCAGATGTCACGGTGGATCTCATTAGTAGTTTTGTCGGTTCCAAGAGGCCAGGTGAGCTAGTAGATAATCTCTCAAGCTAAGATTAAAGCTGATAAAACCATATGAATCACAGACGAAGAACAGCATTATGCCATCACTCGTTCACTGCTCCTTTCCTCGAGACCTCTAGCCAGCCATGAAACATTCAACCACCCTGTTGGACTTCTCTTTGCCGTATCTACCGCTACTCCAGATTCCCTTGGAACACTCAACAAGCTGCATGCGCAATCGTCTTCCTCTGCTATTCAGAACGTACCATGGATGGATGGCAATACGGTATTGAGGTTTTACGTGGTAGTGCATGATGTGAATACGATGGGGGACGATATGGCTCCGTAAGCTGCTTGCGAAAGTTCTTAGTCATGAGTGACTGACCAGCTGAATTATGTGATTATAGTGCTCACGAATTATTAGCAAACGTCAAGAAAGCCTATGGACCTCATTCGACGTTGTTAGTGATTAACTCCCAAATCGAACATCGAGAACCACCAATGTCACCAGACGTAGCtacccatccttccatcccactCCCTCGTCCATTCACACCCGAACAATCCAACCCCTCTGCCCTTTCGCAAGTATACGCTTCGGCCCTATCATCCCTAACCCTCTCACCCATGGCTGCTGCATCAGCTTCACTTGGCGAATCAGCCGTATCCGATACGCCCTTTTCACCTTCGCGTCCTGTTCGTCGGAAATTGTACGGTGCGAAGTTGACCGCAGAGGATACTCAGAGATTAGCAGCGTTGGTGAGAGAGCTGGTAGTTCAGAGTCTGGTTCCGTGGATGGAAGCTAGAGTgagggaatggaatgaagtTTATCATGCGAATAGGAGAGGTATCACAGGTAGGTTGTTCGGTGCGGGAAGGAAATTCTTCGGTAGTAGACCTAATAGCCCTGCACCTGGGACTACACCTACTGGATATAACACTGTCAAGGGATAGTGAGTCGACCCACCTTCAAACCACACCAATCTGGAAGTGAAAACTGTATCTAATTTAATCTGTGATTGCCCCTTTAGCTACCCCACTAGCGCGGTCGAAGCTTTATCACGTCGATTAGCAGATTTCGCATTCATGCTTCGAGATTATAAATTTGCTGGAAGCGTATACGATTCGTTACGGAAAGATTTCGCTCAAGATCGAGCATGGCGTTATGCGGCAGGTGCAACGGAAATGTACGGTTTATGTTTGTTGTTGtctcatccattcttcttaccctcttcaccacctacCAAACCCGTATCATTCACGAACCTACAGCATACAGAGATAACCTCATGGTTGGAACAAGCTGTTACGGCCTACCATCAACATTCACCTATAACGCAAATCCAACTGGATGCACTGCGGATAACGGTGTTGTACTATGAGGCTTGGAAAGCTATTGGTGAATGGAGATCGGTAGGATATTCTCTAGTGAAAGGATCGGGTGAATCGGATGAAGTTCCAAGTGCAGTAATGATTGAGGAAGCTGCCGCGGCAGATGTGAAAGGCGGCAAAAGtcagaagggaaagagaagacgAGCTTTTCATCTGGTATTGGCTGCGAGAAGATACGAAACGGCAGGTTTGGTGAGTTGCTCAAATCGGTCTTCTTCCCCACAAGCTCAACTCATATCAATCGTGCAATAGAAAACATACTCTCGACGATGTCTCGAACGTGCTTCGCAGATATACCGCGATTCACCTTGGACATCAGCCCAAGATAGGATAGAATATTCTCTAGGTAGACAGGCGTACACTCTAGGTGAAAGTGATATTGCCGTGGAGCATTTCCTGAGGCTATtaagaagagaagataccGGTGTACCTGGATCGCAGGCTGGTCCGTTACAGGATATGGCTCAGGCGTATGAGGTGAGCCACCCTATATTGCGAAATCTTTTGCGTTTTTCTTTCACTGAGACATGGCAAATTAGCAACTCGCTTCTCGCCCAGAGTTACTCGCAGAATCATCAGAGAAGCTTCAGTTACCAACACCGATCTTCGATATTCAGAAAACTCGTATCGTACCTTCTGCCGAAGCTTCTACGTCAGGTTCGACGAGGGAACGATGGGTAGAACTGGAAAGTCAAGCCTTGAATACATGGGAtagaaaagggaagaaaccTATGAGTCTTTTACCTGATGAAAAGCGGATCGTAGTGGGGGTCGATGGTTAGTTGATTCTTTTTGATATCTCACAAGCCTGAAAGTGGtaaaagctgatatttggCATGATACAGAGACATTCCAGATTGAACTTTCCGCTACCAATCCTCTGAACGCTCCTCTGACCCTCAAAGATGTAACGGTCGCTTTCGACACGGCGGAGAACATCGACATCCAGTCTATACCTGAGATCACACTTGATCCTTATGAGACTCGCATATTCTCGATATCCGTCACACCCCTTTCTGCATCACTATCTACAATCAAATTATCCAATGTTACATTCTTGTTCCACAAATTCTTCCCTTGTAGACAATCATTGATAAGGAAAGGTAAACGCTTATATGCTACTAAAGCACAGCGGATCAATCCTACTTATGCGGAAGATCAGAGTCTGACAGTGTCGATTACACCTTCGCAAGCGGGATTATACGTtggattggaaggtatacCGGAAATGTTGtatgagggtgaagaagttgaggggaaagtgaagttgaagaataGAGGGAAATTGAAGATTGGTGACCTggggatgatatggaatgacTATGGGATTATACGGCGTAAAGGTGAGCTCTGGCTCTGAATCTGACCCCTTGGATTTCGTCAGCTGACGAGTGAATGTTCTTGAAGTTGATACCAAGCATCAAGATACCCCTGATAACAATATACCCAATATAATACAGAGCAATGCGATACAACCGTTATATGACGAAGATATACCCCCAGGAGAAGAACGCGAAATTTCGATCATTTCCACGGCTACGAAGACGGGACCCACTGACTTACTAGGTCTTATCATGTTCACCAATCCCGAAGATGACACGACGACTACTTCTGCTACTTCTGTCTACCACCATGTGGTAGTCCGACCGCTTCTAAGGCTCAATACtcagatcagatcgacaGGAGCTGAAGTGCAGGAGTATATGATAGTGTTGGAAACCACGAATCAGTCGAGCGAGGTGGTGAGGATTGATAGCATTGATGGAGTCAGTCCTGCTTGGATAGTTGATTCTTCTCAGAGGTAAGCTCACCAGTCATTGAACTTGTCCGGCGATGTAAGCTTACTCAGAATACTATACAGTTGCGAAATACTACATCCGAATCAGACATTACGATCCTTACTATCTATCAAGTATGACTCGTCACATCAGCATGATCTACGTCAAGCCAACGTAATCGAAGCCCTAGGTAACTTAGTGAAAGGACAGCCTATCGAAGAGGTCTCAACGTCCTTACAGGGTGATATCTCGATCAGCAACAAGTCTCTGACAAGTGATCAATTACAATCTTACCTCGTACATAGACGATCGAATAGGCTGGAGGATCTATCAGCTCATTTCCCAACTATATCTCCAACCTACTTCAACAAGTTATTTCAACTGGTTGAACCGCTGCATCTGGATCTGGTAGTAAACTACTCTATCATGGCCTTTACGTCAAGTGCAGAAGTACAACCTAGAAAGGGATCCGCGTATATCCACTCATTGAACCCTTCACCTTCGTTCCCTCTGGTAGAGACTCTGcgagaagagatcaatcaattgatAATCTCCGGGAATAAATCCCAGAGAACGATGTACGAGGAAACATCTCGGTTGCGTAGGTTGTTAATGACCAGTGTGTTGGATGGGATACTTtcaagagaggatgatccCGTGGAAGTAAGGGTGAGGGTTCCTGATGCGAACAGAGGGAAGGTAACTCATGATTTCAAGAAGAATGGGTAAGTCATATTCCCATATCACATGCAAGATAAGCCGTATATTGATGGATACATGATGTGAAACAATAGTCCTAAGAAATTACCAATCATCTTTGAAATCTCGAATCAATCACCTCTACTTCCTATACGATACATACTGAATCTACCCCAACCCTCTTCGCTGAACAACGATGAAATGTCCACACCTCAGTATATAGGCTCGTTAGTTCGTAATGGGACTATAGCACCTaatggaaaggaaagagtGAAAGTTGATCTATGGATATGCGAGCCTTGTCTTACAAGTTTGGGAGGATGGGAATTGAGGACTGAACTTGGTGAACTCCAGCAGGAAGAAGGACAATGGATAGCTAGACGATCTTGGAGTAGAGTCGGGGATGAACAGGTATTGGAGATAAGAGGGTTGTAAAGGATTTTCATTGCGTATGCATAGTCATATATACTGGATGGTAAAGGTCAGGTTCATTGTGCTACAGACGCAGTGCATTGGAAGATAACTGTTTTTTTGTGCTGTCATGTCTACATGCTATTTTCGTATATCGATTAAATTTCGCTCACGAGGGATCGAGACGATCATTATGACGAGCtgaggataagaaagatgaCATGGCATAAATTGGACTTTGGAGGCCTTGATCGCGATTAGCCACTTGGTGAGGCCATGCGCATGTTGATCGGAGCAAGTCCATATGGGTATACTGTACAGTTGTCGATGACCTCACGACTTGCTGTACTCACCAGTATGCATTTGCATTTGTGTATTCCTGATGCAGATGAGTGCCAATGTGTATATCCCTACACCCCGTAGCGCTTAGGcgaaagatcaaaacaaGGTGCGCCACACTCCTACTCACCCACTGGAAATCACTCAAGTCACGTGATCGGATCACAAGGGAATCTCGATATCGCCGGTAGATCAGTGATCTCCGTAATGGTATAACGCCGAATCAGCCCATCGGAGTGTTTTTGGGTGTTTATTTGTTTTGCCACCTTTGCACCCCGACCCatcacatcgtcatccaCACACGTAAACACCTTGCAGCCCATTTCCCACATATATATCTCATCTGTTtctgtcttcttctcttcttttccctcttccttcatccatcaagtTTCAACAGAcactctctctctttcttcaaacCCCAAACCCCccaaacaaacaaatcaTATACAATGTCCGGTCGAGGaaaaggtggtaaaggtttaggtaaaggtggtgcCAAGAGACACAGAAAGGTTTTGAGAGATAACATCCAGTAAGTTTACCTATACATCTTATACAATCTCCTAAAGATCGTTCACTGATAATGTGGATCGTATTGTTCAGAGGTATCACCAAGCCCGCCATCAGACGTCTCGCTAGACGAGGTGGTGTCAAGCGAATCTCCGGTTTGATCTACGAAGAGACCCGAGGTGTCCTCAAGATCTTCCTCGAGAACGTCATCAGAGATTCAGTCACTTACACTGAACACGCCAAGAGAAAGACTGGTAAGTCGCTCGCTGCTTTCCTCCTGTTATATCAAAGGCTTGATGCTAATTATTTGGAATGAACTATTTAGTCACCTCCCTCGATGTCGTCTACGCTCTCAAGAGACAAGGTCGAACCCTTTACGGTTTCGGTGCTTAAACATCTTAAACATATATTCTTATTGGAGGATCACTTGTTGGAGTTAGTCTCATCGGtctgagaaagaggatgttcGTTTTCGATATTTACCTTTTATTTTATATCATTCGCCGGGaatatatagtatatataaTACTGTAGTGGTTGACCGATGCCATTCCTGTGCCATTTCTGATTGGTTGTTTGAGTTGCACATTGATAGCATTGAGAGCGGTTGCACAG
The nucleotide sequence above comes from Kwoniella europaea PYCC6329 chromosome 1, complete sequence. Encoded proteins:
- a CDS encoding histone H4; amino-acid sequence: MSGRGKGGKGLGKGGAKRHRKVLRDNIQGITKPAIRRLARRGGVKRISGLIYEETRGVLKIFLENVIRDSVTYTEHAKRKTVTSLDVVYALKRQGRTLYGFGA